A window of Acidimicrobiales bacterium genomic DNA:
CGCGCCCGCTCGGGCAGGGTCCATAGTGACACCGTTGTAATTACACGCGTGTACGGCTCCCGTCGTGCACGGGGATGAGCGGAAGGAGGCTCGATGCGAGACGGATCCGCTCCCGGCGCGCAGGAACAGAGCTGGCAGGAGTACGCGAACTGTCTGGGGGTCGACCCGGACCTCTTCTTCCCGGAGCGCGGCGCGTCCACCCGGGAGGCGAAGGAGGTCTGCCGCGGCTGCGTCGTCCGCGAGCAGTGCCTGGAGTACGCCCTGTCGAACAGCGAGAAGTTCGGGATCTGGGGTGGCATGAGCGAGCGCGAGCGCCGGCGCATCCGCCGGGCCAGGGCGCTCGCCCGGCGCGCCGGCGGGGCGTCGGCCTAGTCGCGGCCGAGGCCCGCGCCGGCCAGGCGGGCCTCGACGGTGCGGTCCTCGGCGAGGTCGAGGGCCGCCCACCGGCGCCGGGGCACGGCGTCGAGCACCGCCCGGGGCACGAGCCCGACCAGCTCGGCCCGGGCGACGGCCACCTCGGCGGCCACCCGGTCGTACACGTCGGCGGGGCCCACGGTGGCCGGGTCGACGAGGTTGGTGGACACCTGGACGTGCGCACCGACGGCGAGGCCGAGGGCGCGCACGGCCGGTCCCCGCAGCGCCCGGGCGAGGCGGCGGGCGGCGGCCAGGTCGGGCTCGGCGAGCCAGAGGTTGTAGGCCACGAGCACGGGGCGGGCGCCCACGGCGGCGGCCCCGGCGGTCGGGTGGGGACGGGGCGGGCCCGTGTCGGGGGCGAGGCCGGCGAAGGCCGAACGGCGGACCTCGGGCAGCGACCGCTCGGGCCCGTAGAGGAAGCAGGGCAGGGCGAGCGCGGCCGCCGCCCACGCCGCGAACCGGTCCCTCGCCGCCACCGCGTCGGCGAGCGGGGTGGCCCCGAGGGGCACGAACGGCACGACGTCCACGGCGCCGATCCGCGGGTGGGCCCCGGCGTGGCCCCGCAGGTCGATCCGGGCGACCGCCTCCCTGGCCACGGCCCGGGGCGCGTCCTCGCCGACGAGGGTGAGCACGGCCCGGTGGTGGTCGGGGTCGGCGTGGAGGTCGAGCAGGTGGGGCCCGGCCGCCCCGGCCAGCGCGGCGAGCACGTCGGGCGAGCGGCCCTCGCTCACGTTGACCACGCACTCGAGCATCGGTGCGAAGGATGGCCGACGGGGGGCGCCCATCGGGCGGTTGGTACGCTCGGACCGTGAACCTCGGCGCGCCCGAACTCCTCATCGTCCTGGCCATCATCCTGCTGCTGTTCGGCAGCAGCAAGGTGCCGAAGCTGTTCCACTCCCTCGGTGAGGCCCAGCGCGAGTTCCGCAAGGGCGCCACCGACGCGTCCTCGCCCGACCGCGACAAGGCCGAGGGCACCGGCTCC
This region includes:
- a CDS encoding WhiB family transcriptional regulator: MRDGSAPGAQEQSWQEYANCLGVDPDLFFPERGASTREAKEVCRGCVVREQCLEYALSNSEKFGIWGGMSERERRRIRRARALARRAGGASA
- the tatA gene encoding twin-arginine translocase TatA/TatE family subunit, producing MNLGAPELLIVLAIILLLFGSSKVPKLFHSLGEAQREFRKGATDASSPDRDKAEGTGSTTA